One Pyrus communis chromosome 4, drPyrComm1.1, whole genome shotgun sequence genomic region harbors:
- the LOC137731035 gene encoding ALBINO3-like protein 1, chloroplastic, whose protein sequence is MATLSSFRPSPVLAPSPKPPNPLLPRTHHHYGFPHSNPLLRGSLAVARLGLGPGLIPEPEDAGAVLKELFGKAESLLYTVADAAVSSSSSDNLTTSKQSSDWLSGITSYLESVLKFLKDGLSAVHVPYSYGFAIILLTVLVKAATFPLTKKQVESAMAMRSLQPQVKAVQERYAGDQERIQLEIARLYKLAGINPLAGCLPTLATIPVWIGLYRALSNVADEGLLTEGFFWIPSLAGPTTVAARQNGSGISWLFPFVDGHPPLGWSDTLAYLALPVLLVISQYISVQIMQSTQPQSNDPNVKSSQAITKFLPLIIGYFSLSVPSGLSLYWFTNNILTTAQSVWLQKFGGAKNPVTQLRDNISKEDEPQILKSVSELKSIPKDAKREEKLTPEGLRPGERFKMIKEQEARRKQQREEEEKRKAEEAAAKVTQITNERHEGEARLHENENGVKVGLVEDKSEEHQSQTTTYDSSDVRVSVNGDRSRQDTEGDHNKMSKFQMENSEISTDFEADRRDEQKLNGSLGDKGSS, encoded by the exons ATGGCTACTTTATCGTCGTTTCGACCCAGCCCAGTCCTCGCCCCATCTCCCAAGCCCCCGAACCCTCTCCTCCCTCGAACCCACCACCACTACGGCTTCCCCCACTCCAATCCCCTCCTCCGCGGCTCGCTCGCCGTGGCCCGGCTCGGCCTGGGTCCCGGTCTGATTCCCGAACCGGAAGATGCCGGAGCTGTGCTGAAGGAGCTGTTCGGTAAAGCCGAGAGCTTGCTTTACACGGTGGCCGATGCGGCGGTGTCGTCATCGTCGTCGGATAATTTGACTACTTCGAAACAGAGCAGCGATTGGCTTTCTGGGATTACCAGTTACCTCGAGAGCGTTCTCAAGTTTCTGAAAGATGGGCTTTCTGCTGTGCACGTTCCGTACTCCTATGGTTTCGCAATCATACTGTTGACCGTTCTTGTTAAAGCTGCTACCTTCCCGTTGACCAAGAAGCAGGTGGAGTCCGCCATGGCTATGCGGTCCTTGCAACCTCAAGTGAAAGCTGTGCAAGAGCGCTATGCTGGGGATCAG GAGAGAATTCAACTCGAAATTGCTCGATTATACAAGTTAGCAGGCATAAACCCTTTGGCAG GATGTTTGCCTACACTTGCAACAATCCCAGTGTGGATTGGGTTATATAGAGCTCTTTCAAATGTGGCAGATGAG GGACTCCTTACAGAAGGCTTCTTCTGGATACCCTCCTTGGCTGGTCCTACAACGGTTGCTGCTCGACAAAATGGAAGTGGCATCTCTTGGCTTTTTCCATTTGTA GATGGTCATCCACCCCTTGGATGGTCAGACACGCTGGCATATCTTGCGCTGCCTGTTTTGCTGGTTATCTCACAGTACATATCTGTTCAAATTATGCAGTCAACACAGCCACAG AGCAACGATCCGAATGTGAAGAGTTCTCAGGCAATTACCAAGTTTCTTCCTTTGATTATCGGTTATTTTTCTCTATCAGTGCCTTCTGGTCTAAGTCTCTATTG GTTCACAAATAACATATTGACCACAGCACAATCAGTATGGCTTCAGAAATTTGGGGGTGCAAAAAATCCTGTTACTCAATTAAGGGATAACATTAGCAAGGAAGATGAACCCCAAATTCTAAAGTCTGTGTCTGAATTAAAATCAATACCAAAGGATGCTAAACGAGAAGAAAAGTTGACGCCAGAGGGTCTACGACCCGGTGAAAG GTTCAAAATGATAAAGGAGCAAGAAGCGCGAAggaaacaacaaagagaagaagaagaaaagaggaaagcTGAAGAGGCTGCAGCAAAAGTGACTCAAATAACTAATGAGAGACATGAGGGAGAAGCCAGGTTACATGAGAATGAAAATGGAGTTAAAGTTGGATTAGTTGAGGACAAGAGTGAAGAACATCAATCTCAGACCACAACTTACGATTCCTCTGATGTTAGAGTTTCTGTGAATGGTGATCGGTCTAGACAGGACACGGAAGGAGACCACAACAAAATGTCCAAGTTTCAGATGGAAAACAGTGAAATTTCTACTGATTTTGAGGCTGATAGGAGGGATGAGCAGAAGTTGAATGGAAGTCTAGGTGACAAAG GAAGCAGTTGA